In Lodderomyces elongisporus chromosome 1, complete sequence, a genomic segment contains:
- the BOI2 gene encoding polar growth protein gives MDGATYICIKPFHARLGDELSLKIGDKIQVLADDREYNDGWYMGKNLLTGEAGLYPKTFTELLEKTEEKTLLRSRSRRVMTPPNKNNSQNNLSKETLNGTTGGSGNDGSNGDSSQSSSHTPNVSSNLNPYNTDQNSKLYNNNNSSSSNLNSEIDKALEELQLHGSTSSLQNENGHGKENGNQNGNVNKDGNKYNNQSSNTNESKSKIANVLTSSAYTSTLSSSKNNVNNHNNSNNSNNSNGNPHSSHNRNTSTQSMTDDLNPLQAMSWTPKQVSSYFALVLGFDKEVAGKFAKHKITGPILFELDLGHLKELEIDSFGTRFEIHKEIEKLREINLRSAKFKESRTSSQSTSSTNKNDQSQSTMSSSPTESTPYHEEEKYKLPKISTPNDSQSMYPSSHTSTFQNELMPSAFDTSTSTVKHQRKRSQSVENLPSEYESSFMSPRKAPEPPSSNYSPLDTSYKFGAGTNSVNQQHQNQHHHGLYTTRTNASSHALGHTPISRPASSIYDQGSHHRQSSQTSNYKQHHRKQSSVQSHRRHSSLLSFLPNGNDDSKGGNLNGSNTAGTPIQTHPASFAASAASAAVASSYDNKQHGKANDNRKLISPAQIRRENGADNGVGNNTRENNGASSPRKSQIFDVSTSPVDIDDATLSPKKKSASMKNKSFNALKDDRRVASEPQSANLSNARPSAMRLKSLRTTSTQNFKNLTGSKKSKTSAFTEGIREVTPNEATKTANYSGYMAKRSGNTVSWRSRYFTLHGTRLSYFTSFKDKKEKGLIDITAHNVVPINSESEDLDKSDRYAAMCASTTFAGNYCFKIVPPAPGFKKGLTFTQPKTHYFAVESEEEMRGWIKALMTATIDIDDSVPVVSSCSTPTVSLSKAQELLAKAREENKLKDEELRAKGYIRGDEDFEASFQSTSSTLTDAHENLRPNLTVDTRKSINSLAPPPPMTPSLQRSGSQSGFASPYLLASGYMSPKSASPGNTPAGGSTSPGYFVDPQPAYASLQPAPSRHASTSAYTKSSNRNHGDLNTLSTNPYSTASSLLDSSQADSTNNARTPEESKSRGMFASHPHKTTNGSTPTASMPKKQEKMMAFSSDGSGNHTFVIKSKK, from the coding sequence ATGGATGGCGCAACGTATATATGCATAAAACCATTTCACGCCAGATTGGGAGACGAACTAAGTCTCAAAATTGGAGACAAGATCCAAGTGCTAGCAGACGATAGGGAATACAATGATGGATGGTATATGGGAAAAAATTTGCTCACCGGTGAGGCCGGCCTATACCCAAAAACATTTACTGaacttttggaaaaaactGAAGAGAAAACATTGTTAAGATCAAGATCAAGAAGAGTAATGACGCCACcaaacaagaacaatagCCAAAACAATCTACTGAAAGAGACCCTTAATGGCACAACAGGTGGCTCTGGCAATGATGGCAGTAATGGCGACTCGTCTCAGAGTAGTAGCCATACCCCCAACGTATCAAGCAATTTGAACCCATACAATACAGATCAAAACTCAAAACTttataacaataacaatagcTCATCGAGCAATCTCAATAGCGAAATCGACAAGGCTTTAGAGGAATTACAACTACACGGCTCTACTTCAAGTCTCCAAAACGAAAATGGacatggaaaagaaaatggaaaccAAAATGGAAACGTTAATAAAGATGGcaacaaatacaataatCAGAGTAGCAACACAAATGAACTGAAATCCAAGATAGCAAATGTGTTGACATCTTCTGCATACACGTCCACGCTTTCGTCTTCCAAAAACAACGTTAACAATCacaataatagtaataatagtaataatagtaacGGTAACCCTCACTCGTCGCACAATAGAAACACTTCCACACAATCAATGACAGACGATCTAAACCCATTGCAAGCAATGTCATGGACTCCGAAGCAAGTCTCTTCTTACTTTGCCTTGGTCCTCGGATTTGATAAGGAAGTTGCCGGTAAATTCGCCAAACATAAAATCACGGGTCCAATTTTGTTTGAGCTCGATTTGGGTCATTTAAAGGAATTAGAAATTGACTCTTTTGGCACTAGATTTGAAATTCATAAGgaaattgagaaattgCGTGAAATTAACTTGAGGTCAGCCAAATTCAAAGAATCAAGAACAAGCTCGCAATCAACATCTTCGACAAATAAGAATGATCAATCGCAATCAACAATGAGCTCGTCTCCAACAGAGTCAACTCCATACcacgaagaagaaaaatataaacTACCCAAGATTTCTACACCTAACGACTCACAATCTATGTATCCTTCACTGCACACAAGCACGTTTCAAAATGAATTAATGCCATCGGCATTTGacacatcaacatcaaccgTCAAgcatcaaagaaaaagatcaCAATCTGTCGAGAACTTACCTCTGGAGTATGAATCTTCATTTATGTCCCCAAGAAAAGCACCTGAACCACCATCAAGCAACTATAGTCCTTTAGATACTAGCTATAAGTTTGGCGCAGGGACTAATAGTGttaaccaacaacaccagaaCCAGCATCACCATGGCTTATacacaacaagaacaaatgCATCAAGTCATGCGTTAGGTCATACGCCCATTTCAAGACCCGCATCATCAATCTATGACCAAGGTTCGCATCACAGGCAAAGTTCTCAAACATCAAATTATAAACAACATCACAGGAAACAATCTAGCGTTCAGAGTCACCGAAGACATTCGTCTCTACTTTCGTTTCTTCCCAACGGTAACGATGACTCAAAAGGTGGTAATTTGAATGGTTCCAACACTGCTGGCACTCCTATTCAAACACATCCAGCTTCATTTGCTGCCTCAGCAGCCTCAGCTGCAGTGGCATCATCATACGATAATAAGCAACATGGTAAAGCAAATGACAACCGCAAGCTTATTTCGCCAGCACAAATTCGTAGAGAAAATGGTGCCGATAATGGCGTTGGAAATAATACAAGAGAAAACAATGGTGCATCGTCACCTCGAAAATCGCAAATCTTTGACGTCTCAACATCGCCAGTTGACATTGATGACGCAACATTATCGCCCAAGAAGAAATCTGCATCGATGAAGAACAAGTCGTTTAATGCATTGAAGGACGATAGACGCGTTGCTAGTGAACCCCAGTCTGCAAATCTATCCAATGCAAGACCTTCTGCTATGAGGCTCAAAAGTCTTAGGACCACTTCTACTCagaatttcaaaaatttaacCGGATCAAAGAAGCTGAAGACTTCTGCATTCACGGAAGGAATTCGGGAAGTTACTCCTAATGAAGCAACTAAAACAGCAAACTATAGTGGATACATGGCTAAAAGATCGGGCAACACTGTGTCTTGGAGAAGTAGATATTTCACGCTTCATGGCACTAGATTATCATACTTTACATCGTTCAAGGataagaaggaaaaaggttTGATTGATATCACGGCGCATAATGTGGTTCCCATTAATAGCGAGTCTGAGGATTTGGACAAAAGTGATAGATACGCAGCAATGTGCGCCTCAACAACCTTTGCGGGCAATTATTGTTTCAAGATTGTACCACCAGCACCTGGCTTCAAAAAGGGACTTACTTTTACGCAGCCAAAGACTCATTATTTTGCAGTGGAGAGTGAAGAAGAGATGAGAGGCTGGATCAAGGCTTTGATGACAGCTACTATAGATATTGATGATTCTGTCCCCGTTGTGAGTAGTTGCTCAACACCAACTGTTAGCTTGAGCAAGGCTCAGGAATTATTGGCAAAAGCACGCgaggaaaacaaattgaaagacGAAGAGTTGCGTGCCAAGGGGTATATCAGAGGAGATGAGGACTTTGAAGCTTCGTTCCAATcgacatcatcaacattaaCAGATGCGCACGAAAACTTGAGACCAAATTTGACAGTTGATACCAGAAAGAGCATAAACTCTTTGgcaccaccacctccaATGACTCCGCTGTTGCAAAGATCCGGCAGTCAAAGTGGGTTTGCATCACCGTATTTGTTAGCTTCTGGGTATATGTCACCTAAATCTGCATCACCAGGGAATACTCCAGCTGGTGGAAGTACTAGTCCAGGCTATTTTGTAGATCCACAACCTGCCTATGCTTCTTTACAACCCGCGCCCTCGCGTCACGCTTCAACATCCGCATACACAAAGTCAAGCAATAGAAATCATGGGGATTTGAATACTTTGTCCACTAACCCGTATTCCacagcatcatcattactAGACTCTTCACAAGCTGACAGTACCAATAATGCGCGTACACCCGAAGAGTCCAAGTCGCGTGGAATGTTTGCTTCTCATCcacacaaaacaacaaatggCAGCACACCTACTGCTTCTATGCCAAAAAAGCAAGAGAAAATGATGGCATTCAGCAGTGATGGATCAGGAAATCATACTTTTGTCATCAAGTCCAAGAAATAG
- the CDC27 gene encoding anaphase-promoting complex subunit cdc27: MQPLSGYHDNQPDVLYLQQYLRSVILHSLDTFNYKNAEFACERLLALDQPSQSPAYSQHLSSQSSSSSQQHQQQQQREQLQSQQRYNLESVYLYCLTLYRQNRIKSCYRKLVDASNKNIANHLNHLGCSWLYARCCLQLKKYKDGVDQLIRVRGLYDKERRFTIEERFEYEHSFGNNNGSNGSGVNFNNSGGNISGNISVSGNGNGNANSNNNNDSFLKRRSLLSPDASTIYHLLGDLYAATGDVKNSALNYTQCLQLNQFDFEAFQKICKLGVDVRVKSLYKLQTHVSGSSSYGGYGGRSGGVGGGDGAVSPSHQSFHNDVSAKNMATPYNSAGMQQAVSPPTRTPNIHVDEFNYSTPRIITTSVPDAPLRKSNLNSGLHPNNDFANTTGNNTFEFAKPTLTTSSSSSSFFPDNKRRASRAYSKITSRLISQPHTNTHNHHIHHPTETPHKKGLKRNNSLDGANMSTSSTIAAASNVAGTAAAAASASSASAAAPSSSSAIMNPASLPSISYIKELEKVEAYLLNKYSIFAKSFKYFTIYDCYKAIKILEESISESDRNTPWVLSKLGRLHYEVAQYKQSEQYFERLRKIDRTRLEDMEYYSTLLWHLKKKIELTFLANELHDIDAHNAITWCVIGNLFSLNHETEEAIRCFNKAIKLNDTFSYAYTLKGHELFSSDSYETALENFRLSLLHDSRHYNALYGIGMIYMNLGDYPKSEYYFRKAMGINPINHVLVCCVGMIMEKLGKKELALKQYELGCKLQPNNPLPLYKKATVLYTMENFIQAKECLQQLVRTAPDEPTVHFLLGEVLNRMNDRVGALKEFTIAANLDPKGNYLVKEAMEQSSE, translated from the coding sequence ATGCAGCCTTTGTCTGGTTATCACGACAACCAACCGGATGTGCTTTATTTACAGCAGTACCTTCGCTCCGTTATTCTACATTCTCTAGATACATTCAATTACAAGAATGCGGAGTTTGCCTGTGAGAGACTCCTTGCACTAGATCAACCACTGCAATCACCAGCATACTCCCAACATTTATCATCacagctgctgctgctgctgcaacaacaccaacaacaacaacaacgagaacaactacaactgcaacaacgTTACAATTTAGAATCCGTTTATTTGTATTGTCTAACTTTATATCGTCAAAACAGAATCAAATCTTGTTATCGTAAGCTTGTTGATGccagcaacaaaaacataGCAAATCATTTAAACCATTTAGGCTGTTCTTGGCTTTATGCTCGTTGTTGTCTACAGTTGAAGAAATACAAAGATGGAGTAGATCAGTTGATTCGTGTGCGTGGTCTATatgacaaagaaagaaggtttACCATTGAAGAGCGATTTGAATACGAGCACAGCTTTGGCAACAATAATGGTAGCAATGGCAGTGGTGTTAATTTCAATAACAGCGGAGGAAATATAAGCGGAAACATAAGCGTAAGCGGGAACGGAAACGGAAACGCAAACagcaataataacaacgaCAGCTTTTTAAAACGTCGAAGTTTGCTTAGCCCTGATGCATCTACGATCTATCATTTATTAGGTGACTTGTACGCTGCCACGGGAGATGTGAAGAATAGTGCCCTAAATTACACACAATGTCTACAGTTGAatcaatttgattttgaagcGTTTCAAAAGATCTGCAAGTTGGGAGTCGATGTCCGTGTGAAGAGCTTGTACAAGTTGCAAACCCATGTATCCGGCAGTAGTAGTTATGGTGGCTATGGTGGTCGTAGcggtggtgttggtggtggcgATGGAGCCGTTCTGCCGTCTCATCAGTCGTTTCATAATGATGTCTCTGCCAAAAATATGGCTACCCCATACAATTCCGCAGGCATGCAACAAGCGGTGAGCCCGCCTACAAGGACACCAAATATACATGTTGACGAGTTTAATTACTCAACGCCAAGAATTATTACTACGCTGGTACCAGATGCTCCGTTGAGGAAATCAAATCTAAACTCCGGATTACATCCAAACAACGATTTTGCAAATACAACGGGCAATAACACATTTGAATTCGCCAAACCCACCTTAACTActtcatcctcatcctctTCGTTCTTCCCTGATAATAAGAGGCGTGCTAGTCGTGCATACCTGAAAATTACGTCGCGTCTAATCTCACAACCACATACAAATACACATAACCATCACATTCACCACCCTACGGAAACTCCACACAAGAAGggattgaaaagaaataactCCTTAGATGGTGCCAACATGTCAACTAGCTCTACTATTGCCGCTGCCTCTAATGTGGCTGGCacagcagcagctgcaGCGTCTGCATCGTCTGCATCTGCGGCTGCaccgtcatcgtcatcagcAATAATGAATCCGGCATCATTACCATCAATCTCATACATCAAGGAGCTTGAAAAAGTTGAGGCATACTTATTAAACAAGTACCTGATCTTTGCCAAGAGCTTCAAATACTTTACAATTTATGACTGTTATAAAGCAATAAAGATTCTTGAGGAGTCAATTAGTGAAAGTGATAGAAATACACCATGGGTGTTGAGTAAGTTGGGGAGATTGCACTATGAAGTGGCTCAGTACAAACAATCAGAACAGTATTTTGAAAGATTACGAAAAATAGATCGAACACGTTTGGAGGATATGGAATATTACTCTACTCTATTGTGGcacttgaaaaagaaaattgaacTTACTTTTCTTGCAAATGAACTCCATGATATTGATGCGCATAATGCTATAACTTGGTGCGTGATTGGGAATCTATTCTCTCTCAACCACGAAACCGAAGAAGCCATAAGATGTTTCAACAAAGCCATCAAATTGAACGACACATTTTCCTATGCATATACGCTCAAGGGACATGAGCTATTTTCAAGCGACTCGTATGAGACAGCTTTGGAGAATTTCCGATTAAGCCTTTTACACGATTCAAGACACTATAATGCACTCTATGGAATTGGTATGATCTATATGAACTTGGGCGACTACCCCAAGTCAGAATACTATTTCCGCAAAGCTATGGGAATCAATCCTATAAATCATGTGCTAGTCTGTTGTGTTGGAATGATTATGGAAAAATTGGGGAAAAAAGAGTTGGCACTCAAGCAATACGAACTAGGCTGTAAATTGCAACCAAATAATCCATTACCGTTGTACAAGAAGGCTACTGTACTTTATACCATGGAAAATTTCATACAAGCGAAGGAGTGTTTACAACAATTGGTGCGAACTGCACCAGACGAACCTACTGTGCATTTCCTACTTGGAGAAGTCTTGAATCGGATGAATGACCGTGTTGGTGCATTGAAGGAGTTTACTATTGCTGCAAACCTCGACCCCAAGGGCAATTACTTGGTCAAGGAAGCAATGGAGCAGCTGCTGGAGTGA
- the DAL5_1 gene encoding Allantoate permease, with the protein MSEKFTDTKTIEPIVSFTKDDLESKNLHVLGTIQSPSGKEVAITNNVDQAMKFVVEHQDDLVEISEAEDRKLLRKIDMFMLPIMCLLYCFQFMDKLSTSYSSILGLRTSLNMTGDMYSWTSTCFYLGYLVFEFPASFLLQRFPVAKTVAVFIMLWGMILALCSVPEYPGFIALRTILGMMESSVTPAFAIITSQWYKKDEQFLRTSWWFASNGIGTIVGSAIAYGLYENQGSYTLPAWKLVFVVTGVITVFMGILIMIHIPDTPTGAWFLNDREKLMVVERIRSNQQGFGNRSFKKHQFLEALKDIRTWLFFLFALSSDIPNGGITSFGAILLNEDFGYSTSKSLLMNMPQGMVEIVGCVLFAYLTKFVKSRMLMAIAITAVTVMAECLLAFAPTKTGRLTGLYLYALGPVGFICLISQVSSSVAGHTKKVTVNSIMLIGYCVGNLIGPQTFIANQAPGYQGAKVAIVVCGIVSLCCLIGIYVSYYLDNKKRDALPPVDMSHIENYEFADLTDKENPNFRYAL; encoded by the coding sequence ATGTCAGAGAAATTTACAGATACCAAAACTATCGAACCAATCGTATCCTTCACCAAGGATGATTTAGAGTCGAAAAACCTACATGTCTTGGGGACAATTCAGTCGCCAAGTGGGAAAGAAGTTGCGATCACCAACAATGTGGATCAGGCTATgaaatttgttgttgagcaTCAAGACGATCTAGTTGAAATATCCGAGGCTGAAGATCGGAAATTGTTGAGAAAGATTGATATGTTTATGTTGCCCATCATGTGTTTACTTTATTGCTTCCAATTTATGGATAAGTTGAGTACAAGTTACAGTTCCATTTTGGGGTTGAGAACTAGTTTGAATATGACTGGTGACATGTATAGCTGGACTTCAACATGTTTTTATTTGGGCTATTTGGTGTTTGAATTCCCAGCTTCGTTTTTGCTTCAACGTTTCCCGGTTGCCAAAACAGTTGCCGTTTTCATCATGTTATGGGGCATGATTCTTGCATTATGCTCTGTACCGGAATATCCGGGGTTCATCGCCTTGAGAACTATTTTGGGTATGATGGAATCTTCAGTGACACCTGCTTTTGCAATTATTACTTCACAATGGTACAAGAAAGACGAACAATTTTTGAGAACCTCGTGGTGGTTTGCCTCAAATGGTATAGGTACTATCGTTGGACTGGCCATCGCTTATGGTTTGTATGAAAACCAAGGATCGTATACATTACCCGCTTGGAAATTGGTGTTTGTTGTTACGGGAGTTATCACAGTATTTATGGGTATCTTGATAATGATTCACATTCCAGACACACCAACGGGTGCATGGTTTCTTAATGATCGTGAAAAGTTAATGGTTGTAGAAAGAATAAGATCTAATCAACAAGGTTTTGGTAATCGTCTGTTCAAAAAGCATCAGTTTCTTGAGGCACTCAAAGATATCAGGACTtggcttttctttttatttgcaTTATCTTCAGATATTCCAAACGGAGGTATTACAAGTTTTGGCGCCATTTTGCTTAATGAAGATTTTGGATACTCAACATCAAAGTCGTTGCTTATGAATATGCCACAGGGAATGGTGGAAATAGTTGGGTGTGTCTTGTTTGCCTACTTGACCAAATTCGTCAAATCCAGAATGTTGATGGCCATTGCAATCACGGCCGTCACTGTTATGGCCGAGTGTTTGTTGGCATTTGCTCCAACAAAAACTGGAAGGTTAACCGGTCTCTACTTATATGCACTTGGTCCCGTTGGCTTTATCTGTTTAATTTCACAAGTCTCATCCTCGGTGGCTGGCCACACAAAGAAAGTCACTGTGAATTCTATAATGTTGATAGGTTACTGTGTGGGTAACCTTATTGGCCCACAAACTTTTATTGCAAATCAAGCACCAGGATACCAGGGAGCCAAAGTTGCCATTGTTGTTTGCGGTATTGTATCATTGTGCTGTTTGATTGGCATTTATGTTTCTTATTACTTGGAtaacaaaaagagagatgCCTTACCGCCAGTTGATATGAGCCATATCGAAAATTACGAGTTTGCCGACTTAACAGATAAGGAGAATCCAAACTTTAGATATGCTCTATAG
- the CWH43 gene encoding Protein cwh43 (BUSCO:EOG092605KN), with protein MSDRNEIEEIEEAENTVDVSASLSNSPTLALNAKWISFAHTFLASSSFLAALVVGVYLHYHKIVENASFGYPDESMPSVSATIGDRYPERNVFQIIIALTAGPRFALLALNFITLYKQSSYLPYIGLIAGLLRTFTAGGWMYITSTDDHDAHDVFMISYMVLTIPWTVCTTLLSPRHSFQRKARFYSAVGFFSTIVPLIYWFIQHKVHVRAGAYSIYAYFEWGLIALDILFDSWSYIDFQTINIYISGSGVKFTMSQQKKKKSDQIFSKKADKIEETKEAENKIGQKTVPSSVEFTDIEAAVNLVNSYMFWTVITSLFVSVWYFPLWDLGLTGYEAVIVSLFLAPLVLLPTSLKRYFAAAPYLTRSLTVILGIGAFKVEDPEKRLLTITAGTVFAVISFVNEFWSLSSHPKKLHSYISTLTLGLLATSVLKFLNYSNNPLWPIMHNENGGWNNSGIFVGLLASLYTPVIKPPVVVHNEGGSVVLGALGLGGYFFSLQAFLSDSGTLALWTWEGFPVRGPTPITGALPHIAVFALAILIATRAHPNIFTSWSYNLIIGAGSATATYLFKGWTGYIGALLYVFYLATLAPVILQSISGYNPSGVFFMGFLTNIFLSLASIWIVAYAFVPYGPLLRERTDLILGSSLFLTYLGVSNYRLRMERLTKIDFCGAKTIKQITKLIVIILIIAVTAGIKRVPTGLNRPYNANSESFTAGIWCVHFGLDNDMWSSETRMRDLIRDAEVDIIGLLETDTQRLIGGNRDFTQKIAEDLGMYVDYGPGPNKHTWGAALLSKFPILRSSHHLLPSPVGELAPAIHATLDIYGEEVDVVVFHSGQEEDVEDRRLQSLGVEEIMANSEKPLVLLSYLVTDPLVGNYNTYASQKSRMHDIDSTDWDRWCEYIMFRDLKKVAYARISRSTITDTELQIAKFKLLTNEEKQDFDYDFIYGNNFVEEDEVEESLRMPQMFYGDGVRGHRYHVFDKPKYFRT; from the coding sequence ATGTCAGATAGAAACGAGATCGAGGAGATCGAGGAAGCCGAAAATACTGTTGATGTATCGGCATCACTATCCAATTCACCAACACTTGCACTTAACGCAAAATGGATTTCATTTGCCCACACTTTTCTTGCTAGCCTGTCATTTCTTGCCGCATTGGTAGTTGGAGTGTATCTCCATTATCACAAGATTGTCGAGAATGCATCTTTTGGGTACCCTGACGAATCGATGCCTAGTGTATCAGCAACCATTGGTGATCGGTACCCTGAAAGAAACgtttttcaaatcattATTGCTTTAACTGCGGGTCCACGTTTTGCCTTGTTAGCATTGAATTTCATCACACTTTACAAACAAAGCTCTTATTTACCATATATCGGGTTAATTGCAGGGCTCTTACGAACATTCACCGCTGGTGGATGGATGTACATTACATCTACAGATGACCATGATGCTCATGATGTGTTCATGATAAGTTATATGGTATTAACCATTCCATGGACGGTCTGCACTACATTATTATCGCCGAGACACTCGTTTCAGCGCAAAGCGAGATTTTACTCGGCTGTCGGATTCTTTAGCACCATTGTTCCTTTGATTTACTGGTTCATTCAACACAAAGTGCACGTGCGTGCAGGAGCATATTCCATATATGCATACTTTGAGTGGGGATTAATTGCTTTGGATATTCTTTTCGATAGTTGGTCATATATTGACTTTCAAACAATCAACATTTACATCCTGGGAAGCGGGGTCAAATTCACCATGAGccagcaaaaaaaaaaaaagtccgatcaaattttttccaaaaaagcAGACAAGATAgaagagacaaaagaagcggaaaataaaattggtCAAAAGACTGTTCCAAGCTCTGTTGAGTTTACGGATATCGAAGCTGCAGTCAACTTGGTCAACTCCTACATGTTTTGGACAGTTATCACTTCATTATTTGTCAGTGTTTGGTATTTTCCATTATGGGACTTGGGCTTAACGGGCTATGAGGCTGtcattgtttctttatttttggcACCTCTTGTCCTTTTACCTACAAGTTTGAAACGATACTTTGCAGCTGCGCCATATCTCACTAGATCATTAACAGTTATCCTAGGAATCGGTGCTTTCAAAGTTGAAGATCCGGAAAAGAGATTACTTACCATAACTGCAGGCACAGTTTTTGCAGTGATATCTTTTGTCAATGAGTTTTGGTCATTAAGCTCGCATCCAAAGAAATTGCATTCGTACATCTCTACACTCACTTTAGGTTTATTAGCAACCTCGGTGTTGAAATTTCTCAACTATTCCAACAATCCGCTTTGGCCAATAATGCACAACGAGAATGGTGGATGGAACAATCTGGGaatttttgttggtttGCTTGCGTCATTATACACTCCAGTAATCAAGCCGCCAGTAGTTGTGCACAATGAAGGAGGATCCGTTGTACTAGGTGCGTTGGGTTTGGGTGGgtactttttttcactCCAAGCATTCTTGTCCGATTCGGGCACATTGGCTCTTTGGACGTGGGAGGGTTTCCCAGTTAGAGGCCCAACTCCAATAACGGGTGCTCTTCCTCACATTGCAGTTTTTGCATTGGCAATATTAATTGCAACTAGAGCGCACCCAAATATCTTTACTAGTTGGAGCTATAATTTGATTATTGGAGCTGGTAGTGCCACGGCGACTTATTTGTTTAAAGGCTGGACGGGCTATATTGGCGCTTTGCTCTATGTCTTTTATTTGGCAACTTTAGCACCGGTTATTTTGCAATCAATAAGTGGGTATAACCCATCAGGGGTTTTCTTTATGGGGTTTTTAACTAATATATTTCTTTCCCTTGCAAGTATCTGGATTGTGGCGTATGCATTTGTTCCTTATGGTCCATTACTTAGAGAACGTACCGATTTGATCTTGGGAAGCTCACTTTTTTTAACATACTTGGGTGTTTCTAATTACAGGTTAAGAATGGAGAGGTTAACTAAAATCGACTTTTGTGGAGCTAAAACCATcaaacaaataacaaaacttattgttattattttaattattGCAGTTACTGCTGGTATCAAGAGAGTGCCAACGGGTCTCAACCGTCCATACAATGCAAACTCGGAGTCTTTTACTGCTGGTATTTGGTGCGTCCATTTCGGGTTGGACAATGATATGTGGTCATCTGAAACAAGGATGAGAGATCTTATTCGTGATGCCGAAGTTGACATCATTGGACTATTGGAAACAGATACTCAAAGACTTATTGGTGGTAATAGAGACTTTACACAAAAAATTGCTGAGGATCTTGGAATGTATGTGGATTATGGTCCAGGACCAAATAAACATACCTGGGGAGCAGCACTTTTGTCCAAATTTCCTATTCTTCGATCTagtcatcatcttcttccttctcctGTGGGTGAACTCGCTCCAGCAATCCATGCTACATTGGATATTTACGGAGAAGAAGtggatgttgttgttttccatTCGggacaagaagaagatgttgAAGATCGAAGGTTGCAGAGTTTAGGGGTTGAGGAGATAATGGCCAATTCAGAAAAGCCATTGGTTTTGCTCAGTTACTTAGTGACCGATCCATTGGTTGGCAATTACAACACTTATGCGTCCCAAAAATCTAGAATGCATGATATAGACTCCACCGATTGGGATAGATGGTGCGAATATATCATGTTTAGAGATTTGAAGAAAGTTGCATACGCAAGAATTTCAAGATCTACAATTACAGATACTGAATTGCAAATTGCCAAGTTCAAACTTCTTACAAATGAAGAGAAGCAAGATTTTGACTATGATTTCATCTACGGAAATAATTTTGTTGAAGAGGACGAGGTCGAGGAAAGTTTAAGAATGCCGCAAATGTTTTACGGTGATGGAGTTAGAGGGCACCGATACCATGTCTTTGACAAGCCTAAATATTTCAGAACCTGA